One genomic region from Populus nigra chromosome 8, ddPopNigr1.1, whole genome shotgun sequence encodes:
- the LOC133701499 gene encoding uncharacterized protein LOC133701499, translating to MSSYVKFLKDILSNKRKLEEYKTVALTEECNAILQKKLPPKLKDPGSFTIPCSIENSIFEKALCDLGASINLMPLSIFKKLGLGEAKPTTVILQLADRSLKHPRGIIEDVLVKVGKFIFPADFIILDMEEDNDRFSRQWSHFSNKNSRLLQLWGMFHGYYSSTCRYQAERYTTGHSLAYKSQRKTMNERGAETLERERDRRKKTEKVKRKEEKTGGREQTERRSGIEEKKRRRQ from the exons ATGTCAAGCTATGTGAAATTTTTGAAGGACATCCTCTCAAACAAAAGAAAGCTAGAGGAGTATAAGACTGTTGCTCTTACTGAGGAATGCAATGCCATTTTGCAGAAGAAACTGCCTCCTAAACTTAAGGATCCAGGGAGTTTTACTATACCATGTTCCATTGAAAATTCTATATTTGAAAAAGCTTTATGTGATTTAGGTGCAAGTATTAATCTCATGCCTTTATCTATCTTTAAGAAGCTTGGTTTAGGTGAAGCAAAGCCAACTACAGTAATACTGCAGCTGGCTGACAGGTCATTGAAGCATCCAAGGGGAATAATTGAAGACGTACTGGTGAAAGTGGGCAAGTTCATCTTTCCAGCAGACTTCATCATTCTAGATATGGAGGAGGATAATGa CCGTTTCAGCAGACAGTGGAGCCATTTCAGCAACAAAAACAGCAGATTGCTTCAATTATGGGGAATGTTTCACGGCTACTATTCCTCTACATGCCGTTACCAAGCCGAACGTTACACCACAGGGCATTCATTGgcttataaaagccagagaaagacGATGAATGAGAGGGGGGCAGAAACACTGGAGAGGGAACGAGACAggagaaagaaaacagagaaggtGAAACGTAAAGAGGAGAAAACAGGGGGGAGAGAGCAGACAGAGAGGAGAAGTGGCattgaggagaaaaaaagaaggagacaGTGA
- the LOC133701500 gene encoding uncharacterized protein LOC133701500: MADNENPEQDTRALRDFALPQVTGICYVIRKPKIEANNFEIKPAILQMIQTSIQFYGLPSDDPNAHIASFLEICDTFKHNGVTDDAIRLRLFPFSLYKDLLRRCPHHGLPKWMQVQNFYNGLNASTRTLIDAASGGAFMSKAQDDAYNLLEEMAMNNYQWPNERSIQKKTIGVHEIDAITTLTAQVHSLTQQLKITQLSVNAIHTTCDFCHGNHISEECQVGNPFSQAEHAHFVSNYSRQNNPYSATYNPGWRNQPNFSWNNQTVMKNPTMPSSSEHMKEKSKLEEVMTQLANNTSRFMTETNTNMQNQAASIRNLEVQVGQLANMLTGRQQGNLPSTTEINPKEQCKAITLRSGKEVEQIAGNKSAGREEEEQVAKPLQNMKKFDPLPEPMQEIMQRIPFPQRLKKSKLDKQFSKFLDVFKKLQINIPFADALE; encoded by the exons ATGGCAGACAATGAAAATCCTGAGCAAGACACACGGGCATTGAGAGATTTTGCTCTCCCACAGGTAACAGGAATCTGTTATGTTATCAGGAAACCAAAGATTGAGGCCAATAATTTTGAGATCAAACCAGCAATACTGCAGATGATTCAGACCTCAATTCAGTTTTATGGGTTGCCAAGTGATGATCCTAACGCCCATATTGCAAGTTTCTTGGAAATTTGCGACACATTTAAGCATAATGGAGTTACTGATGATGCCATTCGTCTCAGACTGTTTCCATTTTCTCT ATACAAGGATTTGCTTAGGCGATGCCCCCACCATGGACTACCGAAGTGGATGCAGGTGCAGAATTTTTACAATGGATTGAATGCCTCCACAAGAACACTAATTGATGCAGCTTCAGGAGGAGCTTTTATGAGTAAGGCACAGGATGATGCTTACAACTTATTGGAAGAAATGGCTATGAACAATTACCAATGGCCAAATGAAAGAAGCATACAGAAGAAGACTATTGGGGTGCACGAAATTGATGCAATCACGACATTAACAGCTCAAGTCCATTCACTAACTCAACAACTGAAAATCACTCAACTGTCAGTAAATGCCATCCATACAACGTGTGATTTTTGCCATGGAAATCACATAAGTGAAGAGTGTCAGGTTGGGAACCCATTCTCTCAAGCAGAGCATGCTCATTTTGTGTCAAACTACAGCCGGCAGAACAACCCCTATAGTGCAACATATAATCCCGGTTGGAGAAATCAACCTAATTTCTCGTGGAACAATCAAACTGTCATGAAGAATCCAACCATGCCATCTTCAAGTGAGCACATGAAAGAgaaatcaaaacttgaagaaGTTATGACACAATTAGCAAACAACACCAGCAGATTCATGACTGAAACAAATACCAATATGCAGAACCAAGCAGCTTCAATTCGAAATTTGGAGGTTCAAGTTGGTCAGTTAGCCAACATGCTCACGGGTAGACAACAAGGAAATCTACCAAGCACAACTGAAATTAATCCTAAGGAGCAATGCAAGGCCATAACTTTAAGAAGTGGAAAAGAAGTGGAGCAGATCGCTGGAAACAAGAGTGcaggaagagaagaggaggagcaAGTGGCCAAACCACTTcagaatatgaaaaaatttgatCCTCTGCCAGAACCAATGCAAGAAATAATGCAGAGAATTCCATTTCCACAACGTCTCAAGAAGAGTAAACTTGATAagcaattttctaaatttcttgatgtgtttaaaaaattgcAGATTAACATTCCTTTTGCAGATGCTCTTGAATAA